A single Sodalis-like secondary symbiont of Drepanosiphum platanoidis DNA region contains:
- the epmA gene encoding elongation factor P--(R)-beta-lysine ligase, translated as MSIDTSWKPTSSIKNLINRAIFIKKIRKFFYKKKYLEVDTPILSKFTVTDAHIKSFKTVFKKLNIRKKLYLITSPEYHMKRLIAANSGPIFQICHSFRNGEIGRLHQPEFTMLEWYNPKFGMQELIKESDELLKKIFSYKKIKKISYKNIYIKYLGIDPFKEKIKNLQKKSILLNIEKKTVLSLNKNELLQLIFSIAIEPNIGKFQPVVVYHFPIEQSLLSKINKKNSKVSNRFEIYFKGIEIANGFQELTNLSEHYKRFNNQNNIRKLLNISTKKIDKYFISALKYGLPSCSGISIGIDRLLMILTKMNNIKDIISFSIENS; from the coding sequence ATGTCTATTGATACTTCTTGGAAACCTACATCATCTATTAAAAATTTAATTAATAGAGCAATTTTTATAAAAAAAATTAGAAAATTTTTTTATAAAAAAAAATATTTAGAGGTAGATACACCTATTTTAAGTAAATTTACTGTTACTGATGCACATATAAAATCATTTAAAACTGTTTTTAAAAAATTAAATATAAGAAAAAAATTATATCTTATTACAAGTCCAGAATATCATATGAAAAGATTAATTGCAGCTAATAGTGGTCCTATTTTTCAGATATGTCATAGTTTTCGTAATGGAGAAATCGGAAGATTACATCAACCTGAATTTACTATGTTAGAATGGTATAATCCAAAATTTGGTATGCAAGAATTAATAAAAGAATCTGATGAACTTCTAAAAAAAATATTTTCATATAAAAAAATAAAAAAAATATCTTATAAAAATATTTATATAAAATATTTAGGAATAGATCCATTTAAAGAAAAAATTAAAAATTTACAAAAAAAATCTATATTATTAAATATAGAAAAAAAAACTGTTTTATCTTTAAATAAAAATGAATTATTACAATTAATTTTTTCTATAGCTATAGAACCTAATATTGGTAAATTTCAACCAGTTGTTGTTTATCATTTTCCTATAGAACAATCTTTACTTTCTAAAATTAATAAAAAAAATTCAAAAGTTTCTAATAGATTTGAAATTTATTTCAAAGGAATCGAAATAGCTAATGGATTTCAAGAATTAACTAATTTATCTGAACATTATAAAAGATTTAATAATCAAAATAATATAAGAAAATTATTAAATATTTCTACAAAAAAAATTGATAAATATTTTATATCTGCACTTAAATATGGACTTCCTTCATGTTCTGGAATATCTATAGGAATAGATCGTTTATTAATGATATTAACAAAAATGAATAATATAAAAGATATAATATCTT
- the rsmI gene encoding 16S rRNA (cytidine(1402)-2'-O)-methyltransferase, which produces MNNININKKKSILYIVPTPIGNIYDITYRAVYILKNVDIILAEDKRKTGIILKNFSINTNMISLNSYNEKNKTNDLILKLKKGKNIAIVSDAGTPLINDPGSYLVKCCIKEKILIIPLPGPCAAITALSASGLYTNKFCYEGFLPKKKNSRLNYLKILKKENRTIIIYESRYRLINTLIDIKKILGENRSIVIVKELTKTWEYIKRTNIKNLLIWLQKNKNFILGEIILIIEGCNKNNIDSLKKALKFLKVLHNYLPIKKSIKIISNLYKIKKNILYKNYIV; this is translated from the coding sequence ATGAATAATATTAACATTAATAAAAAAAAATCAATATTATATATTGTTCCTACTCCTATTGGCAATATATATGATATTACATATAGAGCAGTTTACATTTTAAAAAATGTAGATATTATTCTTGCTGAAGATAAAAGAAAAACTGGTATTATTTTAAAAAATTTTTCTATTAATACTAATATGATATCTTTAAATAGTTATAATGAAAAAAATAAAACAAATGATTTAATTTTAAAATTAAAAAAAGGTAAAAATATTGCTATTGTATCTGATGCAGGTACTCCATTAATTAACGATCCTGGATCTTATTTAGTAAAGTGTTGTATAAAAGAAAAAATACTTATTATACCATTACCAGGTCCTTGTGCTGCTATCACAGCTCTTTCTGCTTCTGGTTTATATACTAATAAATTTTGTTATGAAGGATTTCTTCCTAAAAAAAAAAATAGTAGATTAAATTATTTAAAAATTTTAAAAAAAGAAAATCGCACTATCATAATTTATGAATCTAGATATAGATTAATAAATACTTTAATAGATATAAAAAAAATTTTAGGTGAAAATAGATCTATAGTTATAGTAAAAGAACTTACAAAAACTTGGGAATATATTAAAAGAACAAATATAAAAAATCTTTTGATATGGTTACAAAAAAATAAAAATTTTATTTTAGGAGAAATAATATTAATTATAGAAGGTTGTAATAAAAATAATATAGATTCTTTAAAAAAAGCTTTAAAATTTCTAAAAGTTCTTCATAATTATTTACCAATAAAAAAATCAATAAAAATAATTTCTAATTTATATAAAATAAAAAAAAATATTTTATATAAGAATTATATTGTTTAA
- a CDS encoding ATP-binding cassette domain-containing protein: MNICDSLVKILKLSFNHGHRIIFKNINMNFIKGKITSIMGPSGVGKTTLLHLITGQLKPNSGEIWINNNNITKLSRNNLYKIRKSMSMLFQSGALFTDLTVFENVAFPLRMHTKLTESVLRNIVFMKLETVGLRNAASLMPYELSGGMSRRVALARAISLNPKLIIFDEPFVGQDPISLKILITLINKLNKNLHTTCILVSHDIPEVLSISDYSYILADSCIVAEGSSKDLELTQDIRARQFLDGKLDGPIPFNYISKDNKKKLLDSRI; encoded by the coding sequence ATGAATATTTGTGATAGCCTTGTAAAAATTTTAAAATTAAGTTTTAATCATGGCCATCGAATTATATTTAAAAATATTAATATGAATTTTATTAAAGGAAAAATTACTTCTATTATGGGACCTTCTGGAGTTGGAAAAACTACTTTACTTCATTTAATTACTGGACAATTAAAACCTAATTCAGGAGAAATTTGGATAAATAATAATAATATAACAAAGTTATCTCGTAATAATTTATATAAAATAAGAAAAAGTATGAGTATGTTATTTCAATCAGGAGCGTTATTTACTGATCTTACTGTATTTGAAAATGTAGCTTTTCCATTAAGAATGCATACTAAATTAACCGAATCTGTTTTACGTAATATTGTATTTATGAAATTAGAAACAGTAGGTTTACGTAATGCAGCATCACTTATGCCATATGAATTGTCTGGAGGAATGTCTAGAAGAGTTGCATTAGCTCGTGCTATATCTTTAAATCCTAAATTAATTATTTTTGATGAACCATTTGTTGGTCAAGATCCTATATCTTTAAAAATATTAATTACACTTATAAATAAATTAAATAAAAATTTGCATACTACTTGTATATTAGTATCTCATGATATACCAGAAGTATTAAGTATTTCTGATTATTCATATATTCTTGCAGATTCATGTATTGTAGCAGAAGGTTCTTCTAAAGATTTAGAATTAACACAAGATATACGCGCTAGACAATTTCTTGATGGAAAATTAGATGGGCCTATTCCATTTAATTATATATCTAAAGATAATAAAAAAAAACTTTTAGATTCAAGGATATAA
- a CDS encoding MlaE family lipid ABC transporter permease subunit has translation MFLKTFLFLKKNINNILHIFYNIGNILFYTFIKKSEFNQKLLLSIIQQLYNIGILSLIITMISGLFIGMVLSLQGYFILLNYGSVSNLGLTVALSLFREFGSVITALLFIGSVGSSFTAEIAFMKITEQLSSLEIMAVDPLRKIIAPRFWAGVISMPLLTIIFITFGILGSWIVGVYLKDIDNGFFWASMDGNLQWNQDSINCLIKSIIFAIFITSISLFNGYRSKSTFKSISIASTKTVIYSSLVILGLDLFLTFFMCGNF, from the coding sequence ATGTTTTTAAAAACTTTCTTGTTTCTTAAAAAGAATATTAATAATATTTTGCATATATTTTATAATATAGGAAATATATTATTTTATACTTTTATAAAAAAATCAGAATTTAATCAAAAATTATTATTATCAATAATACAACAATTATATAATATTGGTATATTATCATTAATAATAACAATGATTTCTGGATTATTTATTGGTATGGTACTTAGTTTGCAAGGATATTTTATTTTATTAAATTATGGATCTGTATCAAATTTAGGATTAACAGTAGCATTATCTTTATTTAGAGAATTTGGATCAGTAATAACTGCTCTTTTATTTATTGGAAGTGTTGGATCTTCATTTACAGCAGAAATTGCTTTTATGAAAATTACAGAACAACTTTCTAGTTTAGAAATTATGGCTGTTGATCCATTAAGAAAAATAATAGCTCCAAGATTTTGGGCTGGAGTAATTAGCATGCCTCTTTTAACAATTATTTTTATAACATTTGGTATTTTGGGTAGTTGGATTGTTGGGGTATATTTAAAAGATATTGATAATGGTTTTTTTTGGGCATCAATGGATGGTAATTTACAATGGAATCAAGATAGTATTAATTGTTTAATTAAAAGTATTATATTTGCAATATTTATAACATCTATTTCATTGTTTAATGGATATAGATCTAAATCAACTTTTAAAAGTATTAGTATAGCTTCTACAAAAACAGTGATTTATTCATCATTAGTAATATTAGGATTAGATTTATTTCTTACATTTTTTATGTGTGGAAACTTTTAA
- the kdsC gene encoding 3-deoxy-manno-octulosonate-8-phosphatase KdsC — protein MYKKKYLNKFYYPINRTILNSAKLIKLLICDVDGVLSNGMIFLGKNGEEIKSFNIKDGYGIKKLIKKNIEVAIITGGSSISIKKRCKFLGIKHIYQNQSNKINALNILLKKINLNLTQVAYIGDDLIDKKIMNIVGLSIAVSDAHPLIKPYAHYITKKLGGYGAVREICDLILSSQN, from the coding sequence ATGTATAAAAAAAAATATTTAAATAAATTTTATTATCCAATTAATCGTACCATACTTAATAGTGCTAAATTAATAAAGTTATTGATTTGTGATGTAGATGGAGTATTATCTAATGGAATGATTTTTTTAGGAAAAAATGGAGAAGAAATTAAATCTTTTAATATTAAAGATGGTTATGGTATAAAAAAATTAATAAAAAAAAATATTGAAGTTGCAATTATTACTGGTGGTTCTTCAATTTCTATAAAAAAACGTTGTAAATTTTTAGGTATTAAACATATTTATCAAAATCAATCTAATAAAATTAATGCGTTAAACATTTTATTAAAAAAAATTAATTTGAATTTAACACAAGTAGCTTATATAGGAGATGATTTAATTGATAAAAAAATAATGAATATTGTAGGATTAAGTATAGCAGTATCAGATGCTCATCCATTAATAAAACCATATGCACATTATATAACTAAAAAACTTGGAGGATATGGAGCTGTAAGAGAAATATGTGATTTAATTTTATCATCACAAAATTAA
- a CDS encoding KpsF/GutQ family sugar-phosphate isomerase: MNNYFFIYLLNNNIILKHLNNKLGIFYVKKKINFNFIDIGRKIVKIEKNSLSYLYKNINNNFKLAIEEILLCTGKVIVTGIGKSGYIGRKISSTLSSTGTPSLFLNPVEAIHGDLGVIQNTDIILAISNSGESIEIINLFKALKILKIPIISITSNKKSSISLKSKINLCSYVIKEACPFNISPTCSTTSLLVMGDALAITLLESKKFTRKKISLLHPGGEIGKKFISIKDIMLTFDKIPSFYKDSLLRKVFIKIFNKKFSIAVIYNNSMKIKGIFTDNELFKVINTNINLNNSIISDVLKLKNFYVYSSFSISKTLSIMKKYKTNGLLVKHNNKYIGVIHLNNIINFNKKNKGKF; encoded by the coding sequence ATAAATAATTATTTTTTTATTTATTTATTAAACAATAATATTATTTTAAAACATTTAAATAATAAACTAGGAATATTTTATGTTAAAAAAAAAATAAATTTTAATTTTATTGATATAGGAAGGAAAATAGTTAAAATTGAAAAAAATAGTTTATCATATTTATATAAAAATATTAATAATAATTTTAAACTTGCTATTGAAGAAATATTATTATGTACTGGAAAAGTTATTGTTACTGGTATAGGAAAATCTGGATATATTGGAAGAAAAATATCTTCAACTTTATCTAGTACTGGTACACCATCATTATTTTTAAATCCTGTAGAAGCTATTCATGGTGATTTAGGTGTAATACAAAATACAGATATTATACTTGCTATATCAAATTCTGGAGAATCTATAGAAATTATTAATTTGTTTAAAGCATTAAAAATATTAAAAATTCCTATTATTTCTATTACTAGTAATAAAAAAAGTTCTATTAGTTTAAAATCTAAAATTAATTTATGTTCTTATGTTATAAAAGAAGCTTGTCCTTTTAATATATCTCCTACATGTAGTACTACTTCTTTATTAGTTATGGGTGATGCTTTAGCTATTACATTATTGGAATCAAAAAAATTTACAAGAAAAAAAATTTCTTTACTTCATCCTGGAGGAGAAATTGGAAAAAAATTTATTTCTATAAAAGATATTATGCTTACATTTGATAAAATTCCATCTTTTTATAAAGATTCTTTATTACGTAAAGTATTTATAAAAATATTTAATAAAAAATTTAGTATAGCAGTAATATATAATAATTCTATGAAAATAAAGGGTATATTTACGGACAATGAATTATTTAAAGTAATTAATACAAATATAAATTTAAATAATTCAATTATATCTGATGTTTTAAAATTAAAAAATTTTTATGTTTATTCCTCATTTTCTATATCAAAAACTTTAAGTATAATGAAAAAATATAAAACTAATGGACTTTTAGTTAAACATAATAATAAATATATTGGAGTTATACATTTAAATAATATAATAAATTTTAATAAAAAAAATAAAGGAAAATTTTAA
- a CDS encoding proline--tRNA ligase, with translation MRTSQYIISTLKEIPKDINLISHQLMIRSGMIRQISSGIYTWLPTGFRVLNKLKKFIRKEMNNIGALEILMPISQPINLWKKSGRILEYGLELIKFIDRSKKEFILGPTHEEIITNIFKNEIISHKNLPLTFFQIQTKFRDEIRPRCGIIRSREFLMKDAYSFHKNQKSLNKTYEIIKKTYNNIFKKLNLKICIIKANNGEIGGNLSHEFHSINKNGEDKIIFSKKLNSYTNFNFFKEKFPNVKILNTKKKLSTISIYNKYTLFEISKNINKPLNKFVKTIVIKANKNYCHKFIVLMIRADYELNINKVKKLPNIKIPLTIITDKKIYKIFGIKKIFIGPVNFKFPIFIDYNISIMNYFISGANINNKYFLNINWKRDVNCSLIKIVDLCKSNKKNIYLKDKNNIKIIKGIEVGHIFQVGEKYSKKFNAKIQLKNNFKKPLLMGCYGIGISRILAAIIEQNHDKNGIIWPRNLSPFQVSIVPICMYFYKKVQKYSEKLYYELIKNGIDVLLDDRKETLGVMLKDMDLIGIPNVIIIGNNFLKNKKVEYKNRNNFSKKIININYIIDFILNKCIKN, from the coding sequence ATGAGAACAAGTCAATATATTATTTCTACACTAAAAGAAATTCCAAAAGATATTAATCTTATAAGTCATCAACTTATGATTCGTTCTGGTATGATACGACAAATTTCATCTGGAATATATACATGGTTACCTACTGGATTTCGTGTATTAAATAAATTAAAAAAATTTATAAGAAAAGAAATGAATAATATTGGAGCATTAGAAATATTAATGCCAATTTCTCAACCAATAAATTTATGGAAAAAAAGTGGACGAATTTTAGAATACGGTTTAGAATTAATAAAATTTATAGATCGTAGTAAAAAAGAATTTATTTTAGGTCCAACTCATGAAGAAATTATTACAAATATTTTTAAAAATGAAATAATTTCTCATAAAAATTTACCATTAACTTTTTTTCAAATACAAACAAAGTTTAGAGATGAAATAAGACCACGTTGTGGAATAATAAGATCTAGAGAATTTTTAATGAAAGATGCTTATTCTTTTCATAAAAATCAAAAATCTTTAAATAAAACATATGAAATTATAAAAAAAACATATAATAATATATTTAAAAAATTAAATTTAAAAATATGTATAATAAAAGCAAATAATGGAGAAATTGGAGGAAATTTATCTCATGAATTTCATTCTATAAATAAAAATGGAGAAGATAAAATTATTTTTTCAAAAAAATTAAATTCTTATACAAATTTTAATTTTTTTAAAGAAAAATTTCCAAATGTCAAAATATTAAATACAAAAAAAAAATTATCTACAATTAGTATATATAATAAATATACATTATTTGAAATATCAAAAAATATTAATAAACCTCTTAATAAGTTTGTAAAAACTATTGTTATAAAAGCTAATAAAAATTATTGTCATAAATTTATTGTATTAATGATAAGAGCAGATTATGAATTAAATATAAATAAAGTAAAAAAATTACCTAATATAAAAATTCCTTTAACTATAATTACAGATAAAAAAATATATAAAATATTTGGAATAAAAAAAATATTTATAGGTCCAGTAAATTTTAAATTTCCAATATTTATTGATTATAATATATCAATCATGAATTATTTTATATCAGGTGCAAATATAAATAATAAATATTTTTTAAATATTAATTGGAAAAGAGATGTAAATTGTTCTTTAATTAAAATAGTAGATTTATGCAAATCTAATAAAAAAAATATTTATTTAAAAGATAAAAATAATATAAAGATTATAAAAGGAATTGAAGTTGGTCATATATTTCAAGTTGGAGAAAAATATTCTAAAAAATTTAATGCAAAAATACAATTAAAAAATAATTTTAAAAAACCATTATTAATGGGATGTTATGGAATAGGAATTTCACGAATTTTAGCTGCTATTATAGAACAAAATCATGATAAAAATGGAATTATTTGGCCTAGAAATTTATCTCCTTTTCAAGTATCAATAGTTCCTATATGTATGTATTTTTATAAAAAAGTTCAAAAATATTCTGAAAAATTATATTATGAATTAATTAAAAATGGAATTGATGTTTTATTAGATGATAGAAAAGAAACTTTAGGAGTTATGTTAAAAGATATGGATTTAATTGGAATACCTAATGTAATAATTATTGGAAATAATTTTTTAAAAAATAAAAAAGTTGAATACAAAAATAGAAATAATTTTTCAAAAAAAATTATTAATATAAATTATATTATTGATTTTATTTTAAATAAATGTATAAAAAATTAA
- the mlaC gene encoding phospholipid-binding protein MlaC, producing the protein MFKYFLIFTIFMTTYVEAIENSNPYKLMKHIVDNTFTRLEKVQKKIHKNPKILKSIIKEELIPFVDIKYSGALVLGDMYKNYIPLQREDYFKVFQDYLENMYGKILLLYKHQFYRISSLEKPLNNSEKVSICVSILRKGKIPSINLDFQWKKNIISGDWKFYDIIIEGISIINTIKNEWKYILRHKGIEDLISHLQSSSKKPLKFRR; encoded by the coding sequence ATGTTTAAATATTTTTTAATTTTTACTATTTTTATGACTACTTACGTAGAAGCAATTGAGAATTCTAATCCATATAAATTAATGAAACATATAGTAGATAATACTTTTACAAGATTAGAAAAAGTACAAAAAAAAATACATAAAAATCCTAAAATATTAAAAAGTATTATTAAAGAAGAATTAATTCCTTTTGTTGATATAAAATATTCTGGGGCTTTAGTATTAGGAGATATGTATAAAAATTATATTCCTTTACAAAGAGAAGATTATTTTAAAGTTTTTCAAGATTATTTAGAAAATATGTATGGAAAAATTTTATTACTTTATAAACATCAATTCTATAGAATTTCTAGTTTAGAAAAACCATTAAATAATTCTGAAAAAGTTTCTATTTGTGTTTCTATTTTAAGAAAAGGAAAAATACCTTCAATAAATTTAGATTTTCAATGGAAAAAAAATATAATATCTGGAGATTGGAAATTTTATGATATTATTATTGAAGGAATAAGTATAATAAATACTATTAAAAATGAGTGGAAATATATTTTAAGACATAAAGGAATTGAAGATTTAATTTCTCATTTACAATCATCTTCTAAAAAACCTTTAAAATTTAGAAGATAA
- the lptB gene encoding LPS export ABC transporter ATP-binding protein, which produces MSILIVKNLYKFYKKICIIKNISLKINTSEIVGLLGPNGAGKTTTFYIILGIIKHNYGSIFIDNKNISLFPLHIRARYGINYLPQESSIFRGLNVFDNLMSILEIRKDIKKNKKIDYINKLMKEFNISHLKNNIGNSLSGGERRRVEIARTLTTNPKFILLDEPFAGIDPISIIDIKNIIKKLKKNGIGILITDHNVRETLDICQRAYIVNKGKLLAEGTPIDIMSNKNVKKFYLGEKFKL; this is translated from the coding sequence ATGTCAATATTAATTGTAAAAAATTTATATAAATTTTATAAAAAAATATGTATTATTAAAAATATTAGTTTAAAAATTAATACTAGTGAAATAGTAGGACTTTTAGGTCCTAATGGTGCTGGAAAAACAACAACTTTTTATATTATTTTAGGAATAATTAAACATAATTATGGATCTATTTTTATAGATAATAAAAATATTAGTCTATTTCCTTTACATATAAGAGCAAGATATGGAATAAATTATCTTCCTCAAGAATCTTCTATCTTTAGAGGATTAAATGTTTTTGATAATTTAATGTCAATATTGGAAATTAGAAAAGATATAAAAAAAAATAAAAAAATAGATTATATAAATAAATTAATGAAAGAATTTAATATTAGTCATTTAAAAAACAATATTGGAAATTCTCTTTCTGGAGGAGAAAGAAGAAGAGTAGAAATTGCTAGAACTTTAACAACTAATCCAAAATTTATTCTTTTAGATGAACCTTTTGCTGGAATAGATCCTATTTCAATTATAGATATAAAAAATATTATTAAAAAATTAAAAAAAAATGGAATAGGTATTTTAATTACTGATCATAATGTACGTGAAACTCTTGATATTTGTCAAAGAGCTTATATAGTAAATAAAGGTAAATTACTTGCAGAAGGAACTCCAATAGATATTATGTCTAATAAAAACGTTAAAAAATTTTATTTAGGAGAAAAATTTAAATTATAA
- the lptC gene encoding LPS export ABC transporter periplasmic protein LptC gives MNKKKLLVIILLLITIFILFFLKKLDNNIFLYKEKNFFYPKYQIFNSKIFYYNKNGFLNYTIISNKIKYFPLFNKIKLYNPLITIFDKNIKYCWKISSNKLKINKNKYIYLYKKVKIINFNNKSKINIIKTQNLLINLYKKNIYFNK, from the coding sequence ATGAATAAAAAAAAATTATTAGTAATAATTTTATTATTAATTACAATTTTTATTTTATTTTTTTTAAAAAAATTAGATAATAATATTTTTTTATATAAAGAAAAAAATTTTTTTTATCCAAAATATCAAATATTTAATAGTAAAATATTTTATTATAATAAAAATGGTTTTTTAAATTATACAATAATTTCTAATAAAATAAAATATTTTCCATTATTTAATAAAATTAAATTATATAATCCATTAATTACAATTTTTGATAAAAATATTAAATATTGTTGGAAAATATCATCTAATAAATTAAAAATTAATAAAAATAAATATATTTATTTATATAAAAAAGTAAAAATAATAAATTTTAATAATAAATCAAAAATTAATATTATTAAAACACAAAACTTATTAATAAATTTATATAAAAAAAATATTTATTTTAATAAATAA
- the rfaC gene encoding lipopolysaccharide heptosyltransferase RfaC produces the protein MKILIVKISSMGDVIHTLPALTDAQYYFPNIKFDWVIEENLSIIPSWHTSVKKIIPIAIRRWRYNWFKKSIKKERYEFKKKLRKKKYDLIIDAQGLIKSSYMVTRIAYGFKHGLDYKSAKEPIASFFYNKKHYINKKQHAITRIRKLFSLSIGYTISNKIKQYIIKHKFNKINTKNYYFIFIHGTTNINKEWPELYWRILIKMICNLGFYIKIPWGTNLEKKRSLRLAKNFKKVIVLPYMNLTQISEQLLGATAIVSVDTGLSSLSAILSVPNITLYGPTDPNLVGRYGYLQKSFRSKDKKMSSLFPEYIFKNIKKLLNI, from the coding sequence ATGAAAATTTTAATTGTAAAAATATCTTCTATGGGAGATGTTATACATACTTTACCAGCTTTAACAGATGCACAATATTATTTTCCAAATATAAAATTTGATTGGGTAATAGAAGAAAATTTATCTATTATTCCTAGTTGGCATACATCAGTAAAAAAAATAATTCCTATTGCTATACGTAGATGGAGATATAATTGGTTTAAAAAATCTATAAAAAAAGAAAGGTATGAATTTAAAAAAAAATTAAGAAAAAAAAAATATGATCTTATCATAGATGCTCAAGGATTAATAAAAAGTTCATATATGGTTACTAGAATTGCATATGGATTTAAACATGGATTAGATTATAAAAGTGCAAAAGAACCTATAGCTAGTTTTTTTTATAATAAAAAACATTATATTAATAAAAAACAACATGCTATTACAAGAATTAGAAAACTTTTTTCATTAAGTATTGGATATACTATTTCTAATAAAATAAAACAATATATTATTAAACATAAATTTAATAAAATAAATACAAAAAATTATTATTTTATATTTATACATGGAACAACAAATATTAATAAAGAATGGCCAGAATTATATTGGCGTATTTTAATAAAAATGATTTGTAATTTAGGTTTTTATATTAAAATACCTTGGGGAACAAATTTAGAAAAAAAACGTTCTTTAAGATTAGCTAAAAATTTTAAAAAAGTAATAGTATTACCTTATATGAATTTAACACAAATTTCTGAACAATTATTAGGAGCAACTGCTATAGTATCAGTAGATACTGGATTAAGTTCTTTATCTGCTATTCTTTCAGTACCTAATATTACTCTTTATGGACCAACAGATCCTAATCTTGTAGGTAGATATGGATATCTTCAAAAATCTTTTAGATCTAAAGATAAAAAAATGTCAAGTTTATTTCCTGAATATATATTTAAAAATATTAAAAAACTTCTTAATATATAA
- a CDS encoding BolA/IbaG family iron-sulfur metabolism protein, producing the protein MDTKKIKNILIKHLSIKKIYVNKITNHIIVTVISQKFVGINLIERQKIIYNPLIKYICTNKIHSLSINAYSLDEWNEKNKI; encoded by the coding sequence ATGGATACTAAAAAAATTAAAAATATTTTAATAAAACATTTATCTATAAAAAAAATTTATGTTAATAAAATTACAAATCATATTATTGTTACAGTTATTAGTCAAAAATTTGTTGGAATAAATTTAATTGAGAGACAAAAAATTATATATAATCCATTAATTAAATATATTTGTACAAATAAAATTCATTCGTTATCAATTAATGCATATTCATTAGATGAATGGAATGAAAAAAATAAAATTTAA
- the mlaD gene encoding outer membrane lipid asymmetry maintenance protein MlaD → MKKNKEAWIGTFMIIILFFSILMSMKFIHFNRFNKNNSYRINAIFDNINGLKVCAPVKISGITIGRVVKIQLNKLNFKPKVFIDIEKKYNNIPNTSTLEVHTIGFFGESYLSFNIGFEDKEIGSKSLEEGDSIQDTKSSIILEDLIGKLFYKYNFLFS, encoded by the coding sequence ATGAAAAAAAATAAAGAAGCATGGATTGGAACATTTATGATAATTATTTTATTTTTTTCTATTTTAATGTCTATGAAATTTATACATTTTAATAGATTTAATAAAAATAATTCGTATAGAATTAATGCAATATTTGATAATATAAATGGATTAAAAGTATGTGCACCAGTAAAAATATCTGGTATAACTATAGGAAGAGTAGTAAAAATTCAATTAAATAAATTAAATTTTAAACCAAAAGTTTTTATTGATATAGAAAAAAAATATAATAATATACCAAACACAAGTACTTTAGAAGTTCATACTATAGGTTTTTTTGGAGAAAGTTATCTTTCATTTAATATTGGATTTGAAGATAAAGAAATTGGATCTAAATCTCTAGAAGAAGGAGATAGTATTCAAGATACTAAATCATCTATTATATTAGAAGATTTAATAGGTAAATTATTTTATAAATATAATTTTTTATTTTCATAA